The Planctomicrobium piriforme genome contains the following window.
GCGCGGCCATCAAGGCGGTCTCGGACACGACGGAATCCAACGCTGCCAGCTCGGAAGAACTCGCTGCCAGCGCCGAACAACTGGGAGCCCAGGCCTCCACTCTGCAGGATCTGGTGAGCCGCTTCAAAGCTTAAGGTCGTTTCGAAAATTGAGTTCAAACGAAGTGCGTGACCGCAGGAAGCAGTGACATGGATCTCACTCTGGAGGAGTTCAGGAAATTTGAAACGTTGATTTACCAGATCAGCGGCATCCGGTTGCAGGAAAGCAAACAGTCGCTGCTGACAAATCGCCTTCGTCGGCGATTGAAAGCACTGGGACTGGCGGATTTCAAGACCTATTACCGTCTCCTCAGCTCGCCAGAGGGGAGTTCAGAAATGGCCGAGTTTCTGAATGTGGTGACGACGAACGAAACTTCATTTTTCCGGACAGAAAAGCACTTCGAATGGCTGCGGACCGAGTTTCTGCCAGAATGCATTCGCGATGCCACGCGGGGACTGCGCAGCAAACGGCTCCGTATCTGGTCGGCGGCCAGCAGTACGGGAGAAGAGGCCTACTCCATCGCCCTCTGTCTGGCCGAAAACCAGTTGCGGCTCGGCGGCTGGCAACTGGAGATCGTCGGCACTGACATTTCCGAAGATGTCCTGCAGCGGGCCCGCGAAGGGGTTTATAAAACAAGTTCACTCGAAGGCATGGATGAGAAGCAGTTGCGGCGGTACTTCACCGCAATGCCGGACCATCAGCACATGTGCGTCAAACCGGCCCTCGCGAATCAGGTGACCTTCAAAAAGCACAATCTATTGAACGCCTGGACCGCGGAGCCGTTCGACTGCATTTTTTTGAGGAACGTCCTGATCTACTTTGATCGGGCGTCGAAGGCGGTTGTTTTGCGGCATATTCGTAACGCTCTGAGCAGCCGGGGCTTTCTGGTCCTGGGGCCCTCCGAAGGAGTTTTTGACATGTTGGACGGATTCGAAAAGGTCAACACGTTCCTGTATCGCAAACAGGATTGAAGGCGCATGGCAGACAACCTTTCATCTTCTGCCGACGGAGGCTCGTTCCACGGGGACGAACTGGACGAGTACCGGCAGGTCTATCTCGACGAGACTGACGAAGAGCTCGAAAGTCTGGTGCAGGCCCTCCTCACACTCGAAGAAGACCCGCAGAATGGTAATGCGCTGAACGAAGCGTTTCGCCTGCTGCACACGATGAAGGGAACCTCAGGGCTGATGGGTTATCTCGGGGTCAGCGAACTGACGCATCAACTCGAAAGCCGCTTCGAAAAAATCCGCTCGCACGAAGAAACCCTGACCCGCGAATTGATGAATCTGGTCCTGAAGGCGACCGACTTTCTGCGGACCTTCATTGAAGAACTGCGAAAAGGGGGCAACCCCAGCGATGACGCGTCGGCCTTGATTGAGGAACTGAACCGACTCGGCCAGGCTCCGGCGGCGGTTTCCACTGCGCCGGCCAAATCAGTCCCTTCACCCTCGACCCGCACGCTGGGTGGAGCGTTTCGGGTGCGCGTGAAATTCATCGCTGGCCTGCAACTTGCCGACCTGAAAGCCCGGCTCATCCTCGCACGGCTGGCAAACCTGGGTGAAGTGATCGGTTCGGAACCGTCCATTGAAGACGTCACCAGCCTCGACGATCTGACGCAGTTCACGATCCTGTTTTCGAGCGACCGCGATGCGGCCGAGATTCGCAAGATCGCCAGTGTGGATGGCGTGGAAAGCATCGAAATCCTACCAGGTCTGATGGAGATGGCAGTCGAAGAACGGCGGCCGCCTGCGGTCGAGATTTCGCAAGATTCATTCAGTCCGCCTGCCGTGATGGAGAGCATCGTCACCCCCGCGCCGCAGACTGACGCCGAGATCACGCCTGACTTGCCGCCTGAAGCAGAGACCGCGCGCCGGGCTGCCGCAGAAACGGTTCGGGTCGAAGTGCATCGACTGGATCGGCTGATGAACCTGACCGGCGAACTGCTGGTGACAAATGCTCATTTCGCACAGCTCACCCAGGAAATGTTGCCGCTCTTCAAACGCGGGAGCTTCAACAGCAAGGTCAAGGATTTAAGCGATCGGTTGCGGCAGCGCTTGAGCGGGTTGCCTGGTCAGGGGGGCTCTCGCGGTCCAACTGACCTGCTGGCCGAGTTCGCGGAAGACCTCGATCTGCTCGAACGGCTGACGGTGCGCTGGGAAGAAGGACGCAGCCGCTTCACGCAAATCGCCGAAACGGTCGATCAACTTTCCCGCGTCTCCAACAACCTGCAGAAGCGGGTACTCGACACCCGCATGGTGCCCGTCGGTCCCCTTTTCAATCGTTTCAAACGCGTGGTGCGGGATCTGGCAGCGGAACGAGACAAGCAGGTCCAGCTTGTCATTCGCGGCGAGCGGACCGAACTCGATAAACGCATGATCGATGAGCTGGGCGACCCCTTGCTGCATCTGATGCGAAACTCCATCGATCACGGTCTGGAAACCAGCTCGGAACGGCAGCGGCTCGGGAAACCCGAAGTCGGGACGATCGTGCTGGAAGCCGCTCACCGGGGCAACAATGTTTTCATTCAGATCAGCGACGACGGCGCAGGACTGAATATCGCCAAGATCCGGCAACGCATCCTCGAACGGGGTCTGCTGAGCTCTGCGGAACTCGAAACCTATTCCGAATCGCAGATCGTCGACTTCATCTGGCGTCCCGGTTTCAGCACCGCCAAACAGATCACGGATATCTCCGGCCGCGGCGTCGGCATGGACATCGTCAAGAACCGCATCAGTGAACTCAGCGGCAGCATCGAGGTGCGCACGGAGGCCCAGCGCGGAACAACATTCTCAATTCGACTCCCCCTCACGCTGGCGATTATTCGCAGCCTGATGATTCGCTTTCACGAAGGAATTTATTCGATTCCCCTCGATGACGTGCGAGAAATTGTGTTCATGCCCTGGGACAGAATCCACACCGTGCATCATCGCCAGACCATTGAAGTCCGCGGGCAGTTCATTCCGCTCGCGCGGATGGATACGATTTTTACCTGGAATGATTTGTCGGCCACCTCACAGGCGACCGGCCCGACGGCAACGCTCGCTGCGGAGACGAATTCTGCGCCTACCCACGGCGTGAACGTCGTCATTTTGCAATCGTCCGGTCGCACGTTAGGCTTGTGCGTCGATGAGTTGCTGGGCGGAGCCAATATCGTCATCAAGTCGCTGACGGAAAACTTCAAGAACATCTTTGGGCTGTCGGGAGCGAGCGTGAAGGGGGACGGCACCGTCTGCCTGATGCTCGATACGGCGGCGATCTTCGAACTTGCCGCTCGCCAGACGAAAGCTCCTTCGTCAGCATCCCCCGAACGCGTCTCGTAACCGATCACCCTGGAATTCATTGTGCCTCCTGAAGATGATCGGCTGAATCCAGCCCAGTTGATTCGACTTCGCGAGGCCTTCGCCTGCGGCGCTGCCGATGCGTCGTCCGCGCTGGCGGTCTGGGTGAATGTTCCGGCTCTCGTCAGCATCGAAGCGGTCGAACAACTGACGCCCGCACAAGCGGTGGATGTTCTCGGCGATGCCGAAACGCCGATCTGCTGCTGCGCGATGTCGATCGAGGGACCGCTCTCAGGCTCGCTCCTGCTGGCGTTTGACGATCCGTGCGGCTGGGCGCTGGCCGATCTCGTGCTGGGTCTCCCTGCCGGCTCCTCGTCGTCCTGGAACGAACTGGAACGCTCGGCGGCGCTGGAATCGACGAACATCATCGGGACGAACTATTCCAACGGACTGGCGAACTACCTGGCGACGGCCGCAGGCGAGGCGCTGGAAATGATCCCTGCCCCGCCCCTCTTCCAGCGAGACTTTGCACAAAGCATTCTGGAATTCGCCCTGATGGGACAGGTGGCGGAACAGACTTCGGTCCTCATCGCCCATGCCCGATTCGAGATTCAGGACCGCTCGCTGTTGTGGCGATTGCTGTTTGTTCCCAATGCCGACTCGCTGCAGCGCCTGGGCCAGCTGCTGTCCGCGAATTGAAAGTATCCCTCGGCATGATCGACGGCGGCGAACGTCTGCAGCTTGTGACCACCGGAGAGGCTGTCGTCAAAATTGGCGAACTCGGCCTGGCAGGCGGTGCAGGCGTGCTGCGGACGTTGCTGGGATCCTGCATTGGGTTGTGCGTCTATGACCGCCAGCGGCGCATCGGCGGCCTGGCGCATATCGTGTTGCCTGACTCTCATGGACGTCAGGATTCGCTGGGGAAATACGCCGACACGGCTGTGCCTGAGCTGATCCGGCAGATCACGCTGGCAGGAGGACGCGCCGGGTCGCTGAATGCGAAAATCGCCGGCGGCGCCGATATGTTCGCCGCTGCTAAAACAATGACCGTCGGCAGCCAGAATCGCACGGCCGTACTCGCGTGCCTGAAGCTGCGAGACATTCCTGTCCTGAAGGATCACTGCGGAGGAGAACAGGGCCGCCGCATGTACTTTTTTCCTGAGACAGGTCGAGTCCGCATCGAAATCGTCGGACAGGAACCGGTCGACCTCTGAGAGTCAGTTTTCAAACTCCCCACGCCCCGGCACTCCGGGGAGAGGGGCCGGGGGTGAGGGGGCGAATTGTCATTCAACGCATCGATTTCACAGCCCGATCAACTTGTACCAATCGCATTTGAAGTGAGTTACTGAGGCGGACCATCGGTCTCAAGAGCTTTTGAGTTGGTGATTTGATATACCAGAACCGTCGGCCATTTGACCTGGCCGGCTTGATCCCGGGGAAGACATGTCTGCCAATCGACTGATGATCGTCGACGATGCCTTGATTATGCGCATGAAGATCAAACAGATTGCGCTGGCGGCAGGCTGGCAGGTGGTGGCCGAGGCCGACGACGGTAAGGCCGCCGTGGAACGCTATCAGGAACATCGTCCTGATCTGGTCACCCTCGATGTCGTGATGCCGCACCAGGACGGCCCGGACACGCTGCGGGAAATTCTCGGCATCAACCCCGAGGCCCGGATCGTCATGGTCAGCGCCGTGAACCAGAAGGCAAAACTGGTCGAGTGCATCAGCGCTGGAGCGATTGACTTCATCGTCAAGCCGTTCGATCCGCAGCGTCTGAAAGAGTTCTTCGAAAAACAGCTCATTTCGAACTGACCATCATGGCCGATCGAGTCCCCATTGTCGTGGTCGACGATTCGGCCCTGTTTCGCTGCCTGATCCGCGACGCCTTGCGGGAGATTCCCGGCGCATCGGTCATCGGCAATGCCGACTCCGGCGCAGCGGCCATCGAAAAGATCGCTGAACTCAATCCCGAAGTGGTCACGCTCGATGTCGAGATGCCCGGCATGAGCGGCATCGACGTGCTGCGGGAAATGAAACGCCGTTCGCTCCGGACCAGAGTCATCATGGTGAGCCGGTTGACCGATGCCGGCGCTCAGGTGACGACCGAATCACTGCTCGAAGGTGCGTTCGATTTTGTCCTCAAGCCCTCAGGCCCCAACCCTGCCGAGAACCGCCAACAACTCAAACTGGCGCTCGCGGATAAAATCGCGGCGGTGCTGGCGTCCCGAGACGACGAACCTGGACCGATCCGCCAGGCCCCTTCCCGGCCTTCCCGCAGCGATGCCCCGACCCGCTGTGACGCACTCCTGATTGGCACATCGACAGGCGGCCCCGATGCCCTGCGACGCGTGTTGCCGCTGCTGCCGCAGGACTTTCCGGTGCCGGTCCTGGTGGTGCAGCACATGCCGGCGCAATACACGAAAAGCCTGGCGACCCGACTCGACAGCTTGTGCCCGCTGCATGTCGTCGAGGCGGAACATCGGCAACGCGTGGAACCGGGCACCATCTACATCGCCCCAGGCGGTTGGCACATGCAGGTGGCACGACCAGATCCGGATCGGGTGCTGATCAATCTCACCGATGATCCGCCTGAACATGGCTCGCGTCCGTCGGTCGATGTCCTCTTTCGTTCGGCGGTCAATGTTTACGGACCGCGCGCGTTGGGAGTCATTCTGACCGGCATGGGCCGGGACGGCGCGGCAGGATGCGCCGCACTCAAATCCGCAGGCGGACGCGTTATTGCCCAGCATCACGAGGGCTGCGTCGTCTATGGCATGCCGAAAGCGGTCGTCGAAGCGGGTCTGGCAGACTTCTGCCTGCCGCTGGATCGGGTGTCCGACGCCATCCTGCGTCAAACAGGCCGGTTCAGTTGAGATGTCTCAGTAGGCCTGCGTCGGCGCGTACGGCTGATAGGCCAAGACTTCTTGTACCGTTTCTGGCCGAAAGTAATTGTTCATCTGCATCCACAGATCGCCGTCGGTTTGTTCTCGCACTTCCTTGCGCCGTACCGCTCGCAACATGAGTCGCCAACCCTCCGCATGGGCTCGCGCATCCCGATGGAAAGAGCCGAATCCCATCTTCACGAGTTCACCAGGCCGCACCTGACGACGTTCCAGTTTCCCAGTGGCAATCATGCGCTCGATCGCCTGGTTGTAGAGCACCTGTTGTGGATGGCCTGGCGGGTAGTCTGGCAGTTCGATCGGACCGGTCACATACTCCGTCAATGACACATCTCCAAAGACGCAGATGATCGTCTCGCGCTGTCGAACTTCTGCATTCGCATTCTGATAGTCCGGCCCGTTCCCGTCGGGACGCGGCGGAATCATGTCAGAGTGCCAGCCCAGCAATTGATGCAGCGGATACCAGCCTTCGCGCAGCCAGGCGAGCTTGGAGCGTATCATTAAGTCGGGATCCTCGCGCCAATCTTCCGGCAAGTGTTCCACAAACGCCTGCGTGGCAGCCCCTCCCCATTGGAGAGCTTCATCACGAGTTGCACGAAAGAGATTGCGTTCTTCAGCAATCACATGTTGCGGAAGATCCGGAGCCAGCGCGACGGTTTGAAAGTTCGACTGAAAAAGCATGTGGATGCTCACAGGTTGGTCGCATTGCGGATGCCGTTGACCAGCGGACGGTCATCACCGCGCGTCGCCCGAATCCAGAATTGAAACCCGCTGCTGGCAGCAGCTTCGTGCCGATGAAAGGCCCCCCAGCGGTAGCGATACAGCGTGTCCGGCGGAACTGTCAGGATCGAGAGCCGGCCTGCGTCAATCTCCGCCTGCAGACGGACGTGACGCTCGTGGATCACTTGCAATGGCGGCGATTCAGGGTGCAGTTCTGCCTCGGTCCCATCGCCGATCAGAAACTCAATCCCGGTCGGCCCGCAGCAGCACGCGATGTGTTCGGCTGCACGCTGCAGATTGGACTGGCCTGTCACGCCGTCCGTTCGACCTGGAAACGGCTCGTGGCACCAGAACATCGGGCCTTGCCGAAACCCCGCTGGCAGCCACACAAGTGTGGAATCAATCACAAGGTGCCCGGCAATCCATTCATTTGGTAACGCGTCGAGAAAAGCCGTAGCAATGGGCCCTGCGGTTTCCCGTGCGAAATCCAGACCTGCGGCGAACAGCGGCGTCTCTTGCCGTGGATCGAGCTGCTCCACAGACAACCGCGCGAGAGGAGTCACGACTTCGCTTCGCGAGATTGGCTGCGTCATGACGTCTGCCATGGACTCTCTTTCGTGATCGGAGAACGAGTTTGCGTGCGCGAGCGATGCTTCCGCCGCCAGATCAGAAAGCCAGTGACGTACAGCGCCAGGGGGGCGAACCCTGTCACGAACGCCAGCCAGCGTCCCACGAGGCCCAGGGCCTCCCCATTGTGCAGCGGGAGCTGCCAACTGATGAACGCGTCCGCGGCGGTTTGCTGTTTCGAATCTTTCACTCCCAGCACCGTCCCGCGATAAGGATCAATCCAGACACGGCTGCTCCCCAGACTGCGATTGGCATCGCCCGGCTGCCAGAACCGAACGACAAAGGTTCCTTCCGGCGTCGATGGGGGATGGAGCCGGCGGATGCGTCCCTTCGGGTAAAGATCGGTCACAATCTCCATCACGCGATCGGCACTGATACGGTCAACGCCGGCCATCGGAGTGGATCGCGGCTGGGGGGCAGGCCGGGCATGCTCCGCCAGAATGAACTTCACACAGGGCGCAATCCAAGCAGGAAAAGTGAGATAGATCCCGGTGAACGCCATCACGAGCAGCAGCGGGCTGTTGAAGATGCCCGTGACCTTGTGCAGGTCATAATTGAACAGCATCCCGGATCGAATGGAAAACGCCGAGCGCCAACTGTGTCTCCAGAGCGGCCACCACAACAGTATGCCGCTGATGACGGAGAGCATCAGCACAATTCCGGCTATGCCGACGATTGTCTCTCCAGTATGTCCCGCGAGTAATTCAGTATGAAGTTTGAAAATCCACGTCATCAGGTCTGCACCGTGGACCCGTTGTCCAGTGATCACGGTGCGAAAGGGATCGACGTAAACTTTGGTCAACTGGGGCGCCGACTTGGTCCCGGTTTGGAACCACACCGTCCAGATTCCATTCACTGATCGGGGAAAGTCGACAAAGCTGATCTTTCCGGTTTGAGCCGCGGTTGAGTTTTGCGCGGCGGAGAGAACTTCTTCGAGGCTGCACCGCGATTCGTTGGGGACGGTTCGAAAGATCTGCGGATTGAGCTGCTCATCGATCATGGATCGAAAAACCAGCACGCTCCCGGTCAGGCTGGTCAGAGCCAGCAACAAGCCCACGGTCACACCCAGCCAGCGATGTGTCAGCAGCCAGATCTTTCGAAATGTTCTCCGGCGCATGAACGCTCTCACGGGCAAAAATGACGCCCCTGAGCTGTGTGCTTCAGGGACGAACTGAAGTGCATGTTTTACTTCTTTTTATGCCGGCTGACCGCCTGACAGCGTGGCGAATATTTCGTCGAATGACGCAAGTCCTTGTCGAGTAATGCTTTTTGAAATGCTGTACTGGCCTTGCGAGAACAACTTTTGAGACTACCCTTTGCAGTTGAGACTGAGTTTCTGTGTCAAAACCTAACTTCCGGTGCCTGTCCGCGACAGTCCACGCCAACTCGCCACGCCCCCTGGTCCCACGTCGACAAGTGAAATTCCTGATGTCGACCCGCTCGCTCGTAACGACTCGAATTGCCGGCGAACGACCCCGCCCAATCAGAAAGAAATCACATGGCAGACAACTGCCTCCCCCCACACCAACTCGACCTCACGGGGAACCGTCCTCAGCGCAGCCGTCGTGGCTTCACGCTCATCGAGCTCCTGGTGGTCATCGCGATCATCGCCATTTTGATCGCCTTGCTGTTGCCCGCGGTTCAGCAGGCACGCGAAGCGGCGAGGCGCAGTCAGTGCAAAAACAATCTCAAGCAATTGGGACTGGCCATGCACAACTATGCAGACATTTACACGATGTTCCCGCTGCCCGATATTGGGGTCACATTTGCGCCGCGGACGCCCACGCACTGGGATATGAGCTGGGGCATTTCTCTGTTGCCGCAATTGGATCAGGCGCCGCTTTACAACAAGTTCAATCAGAATGCTCCGAACGGAGTGTCTGATGCGGCAAACCAGGCCGTGGTTTCGACCCGACTGGCGGTCTACATCTGCCCGACCACTCCCCGTGACGACCTCATTCAGGGCATCATTGAAGTCCAGGACCCCATTGCGACCGCGACGGTCAACCAGAATTTTGTCGCCGCGCCATCTGATTACCTGCTGCCCCGCAGCTTTCGGGACACCGCGTTCACCCCGGCCGAGGTCTACGGCGCGTTCTGCTATTCAAATTCGGCAGGCAATCTGGATACCTCGCGCGGAGGCGGTCGCCTCAGGGATATCACTGACGGCCTGTCCAACACGTTGTTGCTGCTGGAACGGTCCGGCTTTCCGGAGCTGAAGAAGAAGGGGAATATCACAAAGCTCGCGACCGACTCGACCTATCCCGTCGTCGTCCAGAAACACTTCAACGGCTGGTGGGCATCCACCCAGAACGACCGGGTTCGCGCCTGGAACGCCGAAGGCACCACCTACGGCGCCGGCCCCTGCGTCGTCAATTGCTCCAACGATTGGGGGGGCGCTTACTCCTACCACACCGGCGGCATGCAGGTGCTCCTGGCCGATGGCTCTGTGCGGTTTCTAGGCGAGAACCTCGATAAGCGAACCTTCCGAGCGCTCATCGGCAAGAACGACGGCGAAGTGCTTGGGGAGTTCTGATGCCGTTGCCTCTGGGAACACTCTTCGTATCGCGTCCAACTGCCGGACAGGAATCATGACATTCAACATACGGTTGGCAGGCTTGGCTTTGGTCGTCCTGACCTGGCACGGATGCGGAAAAGCCACCGAAAGCAATTGGCTCTCAACGCACCCTGCCCGTGGACAGGTGAAGATCAACGGCGTTCCCGCATGCGGCGCGATCGTCCGACTCTATCCCGTCAATCCACAGGCTGAAGACCGATCCCCTGTCGTTCCCACCGGACACGTCAAAGCAGACGGTTCCTTCGAACTCACGACCTATTCCACAGGCGACGGATCGCCTGCAGGAGACTACCGTGTCACTCTGGAATGGCCGGACCCGCAAGTGAATGCCTCACGAGGCGCGATGCCTGAGGATCCTCCAGATCGCTTGAAGAGCCGGTTTCTCAAGCCTGAACGGTCCACTCTGAAAGTGCTGATTGCGGCCGGAAAAAATGAACTCGAGCCCATCGTGCTCGACAAGGTGGAGATTCTCGCTGGTTCCTCACTGAAATAGGCCGGCCCCATGTTTCGCAAGACCGCACTGATTTGCCTGCCGCTCGCGGCCCTCGTTGTTCTGATTTCACTGTCGCTGGTTTCATCGTGGCCGGGAAACAGAACTTCGACGCAAAAAGAGATCCCGCCGCAGGAGCCGACACCGTCTGCTTTCAGGCAGCTCACCGATCTGGCAGGACGATCGGTCACACTGCCTGAGAACATCAACCGCTTCGTGCTGATGCGCGGGCTGGCCCTGTATGATCTGGCGGCTTTACTGGGCGACCAGCTCGACGAAAAACTGGTCGGATGGGATTCCTCGCTGCAGTCGAGCGATCGTGATGCTTACGACAAATTCGTCGCACGATTCCCCGGACTGAAACAGATTCCCTTGCTCGGGGACTCACTACGCGACGGCGTCAGCGCGGAAGCAGTGCTCGCGCTGCAGCCGGATGTCGTCATCGCTGGCACGTATATGGTCGGACAGACCAAATGCCTGGAGCAATTGGAACAGGCGGGCGTGCCGGTGCTGTACCTCAACTCGGACGATCCCTTTCGAGATCCCCAAAAAAGCTTGTTGTTGCTCGGGAAAGTGTTTCAGCAGGAGCCGCGAGCCAGGGAAATCGTCGACTGGGTCGACCGGGAGTTCGCCGTCGTGCAGGAGCGGATGTCCGGGCTTGATGGGCCCATTCCGTCAATTTACGTCGAAGCAGGCACCTCTGGAGCTGGCCGCTATGGCAATACGTTCGGCAGTAATCTGCAGGGACAACGGGTGAACTGGGGCAGCATTCTCAGTCAGCTTCGCTGCCAGAACGTGGCCAAAGATGTCTCAGGCGCGTACGGCATGGGGGTGATTCAGCCGGAATTTCTGCTCACCTCCAACCCCAGCGTGATTGTCATTACCGGAGCCTGCTGGACTGCGCATCCAGAGAGTCTGCGGCTGGGATACGACGCTCGTCCTGAACCCGCCCTTGAGACATTGAGACAGTATGAAAATCGTCCCGGCTGGTCAGAACTGGATGCCATTCAGAACGGACGGCTGTATGGGCTCAATACCCGACTGGGAAGTCACGTCACAGCCTTCGCGGCGGTCCAGCAACTCACGAAATGGTTGTATCCCCGCGAGTTCTCGGATCTGAATCCTCAACAGCGCTTGCAGGAATTTCACGAGCGGTTCATGCCCATCGAATACAGCGGCACATGGATGGTCGAACTGAAAGCCCCGTGATATCGCAGGTCGTTCCGCGTGCCCCGCTTCACGTTTATCAGCGCAGGACGCGGCAGCGGTTCTGGCTGCTGGCGGGAGTCCTCCTCCTCACGGCCTGCTCTCTGGTTGTGGACGTGATGACGGGACCGGCCGCGCTCACGCCCCGGCAAATTTTCACGACGATCCTCCTCCCCGACGCCGTGAGCCGTTCCTCCCAAACAATCGTCTGGTCATTCCGCCTTCCGACCGCCTTTCTGGCGGTGGCTGTCGGTGCAGCACTGGGACTGGCCGGCGGGCAGATGCAGACGATTCTCAATAACCCCCTGGCGAGTCCCTACACGCTGGGAGTCTCGGCCGCAGCCAGCTTTGGGGCAGCACTTGTACTGGCATGTGGTGCGGGACAGTTCGGATTTGCTTCCACGCTGGCGATTCCAGCCGGAGCGTTTGCGGTCGCACTCGCGTGCTCGCTCGCCCTTTATTTCGTCAATCGCCTGCCAGGAAGCACTTCGGAAACGCTGCTTGTCGGGGGCGTTGCCCTGCATTTCCTCTTCAGTTCCGGCGTCGCACTGTTGCAATATCTCTCGTCCAACGATGTCCTGCAGGCGATCGTCTTCTGGACATTCGGCAGTCTCCAGGGAGCAACCTGGACGAAGGTGACGCTCCTGGCAACAGCCTTTTGTTTGACGCTCGTGTTGACCTTTCCGCAGGTCTGGCAGCTCACTGCTTTGCAGTTGGGAAATGAGTACGCCCTGAGTCTCGGCGTCGATGTCGATCGCCTGAAATTGCGGACCATGCTGCTGATCTCCGTGCTGACCGCCACGGCGGTTTGTTTCACCGGGACCATCGGTTTCGTGGGTCTGGTCGCCCCGCATCTGGCGAGAAGGCTCGTCGGTGAAGACCAGCGATTTCTCCTGTTGATGTCAGCTGGCTGCGGCGCTCTGCTGGTCTCTGTCGCAGCGGTCCTCTGCAAGACTTTAGTGCCAGGTACGGTCTTTCCCATTGGCATCGTCACGGCCGCCATCGGAGCCCCGTTTTTCGCAATCCTGGCTTTTCGGAGTCCCCGATGAAGACGACCAGAAGTTCCAAGTCGTCAGTTTTCAGTTGTCAGTTTGAAAAGCCTGAAATGAACACGAGTTGTATTTCCTCAATTGAATTGGTCTGAACTGAAAACTGATGACTGAAAACTTGTTACTACCGATGGCGACCTTGCAGGCGAACGACGTGGGCTTCTGTTATGGAACGCGACGCGTCCTCCACAACGTCAATCTCATGCTCGAACCCGGCGTGACGGCACTGGTGGGACCAAACGCGGCCGGGAAATCGACGCTCCTCAAATGCCTGTGCGGCCAGTTGTCGCCGAAAGGGGAAATCACCCTGGACGGGCAGTCGCTTCGCGGACTTTCACGCCGCGATCTTTCCAGACAGATCGGCTATCTCCCGCAAACTCAAATGCAGCGGAGCCGATTCACAGTCTTTGAGACGATCCTCCTGGGACGGCTGCACGAGTTGGGCTGGCGCGCTTCCCAGTCAGAGATCGAGCGCGTGCATGACGTCCTGGAAGAAACATCGCTGACTTCGCTCGCTGACCGTGAGACCAGCGAATTGAGCGGCGGACAAATTCAAATGGTCGCCATCGCACAAGCTCTTGTTCGGGAACCTTCGGTCCTCCTCCTGGACGAACCAACCTCGAATCTGGATCTTCGCCGCCAACTCGAAGTCTGTTCTC
Protein-coding sequences here:
- a CDS encoding carboxypeptidase regulatory-like domain-containing protein, with product MTFNIRLAGLALVVLTWHGCGKATESNWLSTHPARGQVKINGVPACGAIVRLYPVNPQAEDRSPVVPTGHVKADGSFELTTYSTGDGSPAGDYRVTLEWPDPQVNASRGAMPEDPPDRLKSRFLKPERSTLKVLIAAGKNELEPIVLDKVEILAGSSLK
- a CDS encoding ABC transporter ATP-binding protein; protein product: MTENLLLPMATLQANDVGFCYGTRRVLHNVNLMLEPGVTALVGPNAAGKSTLLKCLCGQLSPKGEITLDGQSLRGLSRRDLSRQIGYLPQTQMQRSRFTVFETILLGRLHELGWRASQSEIERVHDVLEETSLTSLADRETSELSGGQIQMVAIAQALVREPSVLLLDEPTSNLDLRRQLEVCSRIRHLTAARGVCTLMAMHDLNLAARYADHVLVLREGTPYANGTPAQVLTETMLEEVYQVAAQVTLGANGHPSIVIQGPSDESGEI
- a CDS encoding DUF1559 domain-containing protein, with translation MADNCLPPHQLDLTGNRPQRSRRGFTLIELLVVIAIIAILIALLLPAVQQAREAARRSQCKNNLKQLGLAMHNYADIYTMFPLPDIGVTFAPRTPTHWDMSWGISLLPQLDQAPLYNKFNQNAPNGVSDAANQAVVSTRLAVYICPTTPRDDLIQGIIEVQDPIATATVNQNFVAAPSDYLLPRSFRDTAFTPAEVYGAFCYSNSAGNLDTSRGGGRLRDITDGLSNTLLLLERSGFPELKKKGNITKLATDSTYPVVVQKHFNGWWASTQNDRVRAWNAEGTTYGAGPCVVNCSNDWGGAYSYHTGGMQVLLADGSVRFLGENLDKRTFRALIGKNDGEVLGEF
- a CDS encoding ABC transporter substrate-binding protein, which produces MFRKTALICLPLAALVVLISLSLVSSWPGNRTSTQKEIPPQEPTPSAFRQLTDLAGRSVTLPENINRFVLMRGLALYDLAALLGDQLDEKLVGWDSSLQSSDRDAYDKFVARFPGLKQIPLLGDSLRDGVSAEAVLALQPDVVIAGTYMVGQTKCLEQLEQAGVPVLYLNSDDPFRDPQKSLLLLGKVFQQEPRAREIVDWVDREFAVVQERMSGLDGPIPSIYVEAGTSGAGRYGNTFGSNLQGQRVNWGSILSQLRCQNVAKDVSGAYGMGVIQPEFLLTSNPSVIVITGACWTAHPESLRLGYDARPEPALETLRQYENRPGWSELDAIQNGRLYGLNTRLGSHVTAFAAVQQLTKWLYPREFSDLNPQQRLQEFHERFMPIEYSGTWMVELKAP
- a CDS encoding FecCD family ABC transporter permease, producing MDGRTESPVISQVVPRAPLHVYQRRTRQRFWLLAGVLLLTACSLVVDVMTGPAALTPRQIFTTILLPDAVSRSSQTIVWSFRLPTAFLAVAVGAALGLAGGQMQTILNNPLASPYTLGVSAAASFGAALVLACGAGQFGFASTLAIPAGAFAVALACSLALYFVNRLPGSTSETLLVGGVALHFLFSSGVALLQYLSSNDVLQAIVFWTFGSLQGATWTKVTLLATAFCLTLVLTFPQVWQLTALQLGNEYALSLGVDVDRLKLRTMLLISVLTATAVCFTGTIGFVGLVAPHLARRLVGEDQRFLLLMSAGCGALLVSVAAVLCKTLVPGTVFPIGIVTAAIGAPFFAILAFRSPR